In the Flavobacterium sp. J372 genome, one interval contains:
- a CDS encoding MerR family transcriptional regulator — MQLELAEKRYYSIGELAKAFNVNASLIRFWDKEFDVLKPKKNAKGNRMFTPEDVKNLQLIYHLVKERGFTLEGAKVHLKAGQKKSLDKMEIVKKLEAIKANLINIKNEL, encoded by the coding sequence ATGCAACTTGAACTAGCTGAAAAGCGCTATTACAGCATAGGTGAACTCGCAAAGGCGTTTAACGTAAACGCATCGCTTATCCGTTTTTGGGATAAAGAGTTTGATGTGCTCAAACCAAAGAAGAATGCGAAAGGCAACCGCATGTTCACCCCCGAAGATGTAAAGAACCTGCAGCTGATTTATCATCTGGTGAAAGAACGCGGTTTTACCCTTGAAGGCGCTAAAGTCCACTTAAAGGCTGGGCAGAAAAAGTCGCTCGATAAAATGGAAATCGTCAAAAAACTTGAAGCAATAAAAGCAAATCTAATCAATATTAAAAACGAACTTTAA
- a CDS encoding LemA family protein, producing the protein MRKWIIPVVIIVILAILAISSYNSLVGVRAEARTAWSNVESSYQRRNDLIGNLVKTVQGAADFERGTLTDVIEARSKATAVTVDPSNITPEQLAQFQQAQAGVSGALSRLLVSVERYPDLKANQNFRDLQSQLEGTENRINVERNRYNEAASKYEVKTESFPSNIFAGLFGFEKMARFKAEEGAEKAPEVEFNFK; encoded by the coding sequence ATGAGAAAGTGGATTATTCCGGTAGTGATAATTGTTATACTTGCTATTTTGGCAATATCATCTTATAACAGCCTTGTTGGTGTAAGGGCAGAAGCCAGGACGGCCTGGTCTAACGTTGAAAGCAGCTACCAGAGGCGTAATGACCTTATAGGCAACCTTGTAAAAACTGTACAGGGTGCTGCAGACTTTGAAAGAGGAACGTTGACTGATGTAATTGAAGCAAGATCTAAAGCTACAGCAGTAACTGTAGATCCATCAAACATAACCCCAGAACAATTGGCACAATTCCAACAAGCACAGGCAGGTGTGTCAGGCGCATTGTCAAGGCTATTGGTTAGCGTGGAACGTTACCCTGACCTGAAGGCAAACCAAAACTTCCGTGACCTGCAGTCTCAGTTGGAAGGTACAGAAAACAGGATTAACGTTGAAAGAAATCGCTATAACGAAGCTGCCAGCAAATACGAAGTTAAAACCGAAAGTTTCCCAAGCAACATTTTCGCGGGACTTTTCGGATTCGAAAAAATGGCCCGTTTCAAGGCTGAAGAAGGCGCCGAAAAAGCCCCTGAGGTAGAATTTAATTTTAAATAG